In one Roseburia intestinalis L1-82 genomic region, the following are encoded:
- the atpA gene encoding F0F1 ATP synthase subunit alpha, whose translation MGSISSEEIISILKTEIENYDMVSKDQEVGTVIWVGDGIATIYGIEHAMYGEIVIFENGVRGMVQDIKRDQVGCIIFGKDTEIKEGTKVTRTKKKAGIPVGDAYLGRIINALGAPIDGKGEIKADDYRAIEQEAPGIVDRQSVKQPMETGILAIDSMFPIGRGQRELIIGDRQTGKTSIAVDTILNQKGKDVVCIYVAIGQKASTVAKLVNTLTKNGAMDYSIVLSSTASESASLQYIAPYAGTALAEYFMYKGKDVLIVYDDLSKHAVAYRALSLLLERSPGREAYPGDVFYLHSRLLERSSKLNDELGGGSITALPIIETQAGDVSAYIPTNVISITDGQIFLESDLFNSGMRPAVNVGLSVSRVGGAAQTKAMKKASGTIRIDLAQYREMEVFTQFSSDLDDMTKEQLQYGKGLMELLKQPLCHPMSLADQVITLVAANKRLLLDVDIKQMKEFQGRLLDFFKIEHKDVVDAINEKKVLDDGITEKIVEAVKEFKSR comes from the coding sequence GTGGGTTCTATCAGTTCAGAAGAGATTATATCTATCCTGAAAACAGAAATAGAGAACTATGACATGGTAAGCAAAGACCAGGAAGTCGGAACTGTCATCTGGGTCGGTGATGGTATCGCAACGATTTATGGTATTGAGCATGCGATGTATGGTGAGATCGTTATCTTTGAGAACGGTGTCCGCGGAATGGTACAGGATATCAAACGTGATCAGGTAGGCTGTATTATTTTTGGTAAAGACACAGAGATCAAAGAGGGAACGAAAGTAACCAGAACTAAGAAAAAAGCAGGTATTCCGGTAGGTGATGCTTACCTTGGAAGAATTATCAATGCCCTTGGAGCCCCGATCGATGGAAAAGGTGAGATCAAAGCAGATGATTACCGTGCCATCGAGCAGGAAGCACCGGGTATCGTAGACAGACAGTCCGTAAAACAGCCAATGGAGACAGGTATCCTTGCGATCGACTCCATGTTCCCAATCGGACGTGGACAGCGTGAGCTGATCATCGGTGACCGTCAGACCGGTAAAACATCGATCGCAGTAGATACCATCTTAAACCAGAAAGGCAAAGATGTTGTCTGCATTTACGTTGCAATCGGTCAGAAGGCATCTACGGTTGCAAAATTGGTGAATACACTGACAAAGAACGGTGCCATGGATTATTCCATCGTGCTTTCCTCGACAGCGAGTGAATCTGCATCCTTACAGTACATCGCTCCGTATGCAGGAACAGCACTTGCAGAGTACTTCATGTACAAAGGAAAAGATGTCCTGATCGTATATGATGATCTCTCCAAACATGCAGTGGCATACCGTGCACTGTCATTACTTTTAGAGCGTTCACCGGGACGAGAGGCATATCCGGGAGACGTATTCTATTTACATTCAAGATTATTAGAGCGTTCCAGTAAGTTAAACGACGAGTTAGGCGGAGGTTCCATTACCGCACTGCCGATCATCGAGACACAGGCAGGCGATGTTTCCGCTTATATTCCTACGAACGTTATTTCCATTACAGATGGTCAGATTTTCTTAGAGAGTGATCTGTTCAACTCCGGTATGAGACCGGCGGTCAACGTAGGTCTTTCCGTATCCCGTGTAGGTGGTGCGGCACAGACAAAGGCAATGAAAAAAGCATCCGGTACGATCCGTATCGATCTGGCGCAGTACCGTGAGATGGAAGTGTTTACACAGTTCAGCTCCGATCTGGATGATATGACGAAAGAGCAGTTACAGTATGGTAAAGGACTGATGGAGCTCTTAAAACAGCCGCTCTGCCATCCGATGAGCCTCGCAGATCAGGTAATTACACTGGTTGCAGCAAACAAACGTCTGCTTTTGGATGTGGATATCAAACAGATGAAAGAGTTCCAGGGAAGATTACTGGATTTCTTTAAAATCGAGCATAAAGATGTCGTTGATGCCATCAACGAGAAAAAAGTGCTGGATGATGGGATTACAGAAAAGATCGTAGAGGCAGTCAAAGAATTTAAGAGCAGGTGA
- a CDS encoding F0F1 ATP synthase subunit A — MEELNCETAFTIPVFGGIPVAESVVVTWIIMAVLLAAAFFLGRNLRVENAGKRQLAVETVVGGLHNFFYDLLGEEGKCYIPYLMTVGVYIAIANMIGLFGLKSPTKDVGVTGALALMSIVLIEYSGVRAKGMKGFLKSFAEPIPIMLPMNILEIFIRPLSLCMRLFGNILGAFVIMELIKIVAPLLVPVPLSLYFDLFDGFIQAYVFVFLTSLFIKESIE; from the coding sequence ATGGAAGAACTAAATTGTGAGACAGCATTCACGATTCCGGTATTTGGAGGTATTCCGGTTGCCGAATCGGTAGTAGTGACATGGATCATTATGGCAGTTCTTTTGGCAGCGGCATTTTTCTTAGGAAGAAATCTGCGTGTAGAGAACGCAGGAAAACGTCAGCTGGCAGTGGAAACCGTCGTTGGCGGATTGCATAACTTCTTTTACGATCTGCTTGGAGAGGAAGGAAAATGTTATATTCCTTATTTAATGACAGTAGGAGTTTACATTGCAATCGCTAATATGATCGGACTGTTTGGACTGAAATCCCCGACAAAGGATGTCGGTGTTACCGGTGCGCTTGCATTGATGAGCATTGTACTGATCGAGTATTCGGGAGTACGTGCAAAAGGAATGAAAGGTTTTCTGAAGAGTTTCGCCGAACCGATTCCAATTATGTTACCAATGAATATATTGGAGATATTTATCCGTCCATTATCATTGTGTATGCGACTTTTTGGTAACATTTTAGGGGCATTCGTCATTATGGAGCTGATCAAGATCGTGGCACCGCTTTTAGTACCGGTTCCACTCAGTCTTTATTTTGACTTGTTTGATGGATTCATTCAGGCGTATGTATTTGTATTTTTAACATCCTTATTTATTAAGGAAAGCATCGAGTAA
- the atpF gene encoding F0F1 ATP synthase subunit B encodes MQLLRIDWNVVFTIINLIVLYLGLRKFLIGPVTNVMEQRKQMIEGQIADANKLKAEAGDLKKQYEGMLAQAHEESAELLEKTRKSAQAEYENRINVADAEAEKIIENAHKTVELERDKTVQDLQSQIAVLAVAAAGKVLGEASTNENNRLLYQQFLTKAGGVNDADSK; translated from the coding sequence ATGCAATTATTAAGAATAGATTGGAACGTCGTCTTTACCATCATTAACCTGATCGTTCTGTATCTGGGACTTCGTAAGTTTTTAATTGGTCCTGTCACGAATGTTATGGAGCAGCGTAAGCAGATGATCGAAGGTCAGATCGCAGATGCCAACAAATTAAAGGCAGAAGCGGGAGACTTAAAGAAACAGTATGAGGGAATGCTTGCACAGGCGCATGAGGAATCTGCAGAACTGCTTGAGAAAACTCGTAAGAGTGCACAGGCAGAGTATGAGAACAGAATCAATGTGGCGGATGCGGAAGCAGAAAAGATCATCGAGAATGCCCATAAGACCGTGGAACTCGAACGTGACAAAACTGTGCAGGATCTTCAGTCACAGATTGCAGTTCTTGCAGTGGCAGCAGCAGGAAAAGTACTTGGTGAGGCAAGTACGAACGAGAATAACCGGTTACTGTATCAACAGTTTTTGACAAAAGCAGGTGGTGTGAATGACGCAGACAGCAAATAA
- the atpD gene encoding F0F1 ATP synthase subunit beta, giving the protein MKTGKIVQVMGPVVDVEFEDNDLPFIKDALEVDNGGKRCVMEVAQHIGNNTVRCIMLAASEGLHKDMEVVATGSGITVPVGQGTLGRLFNVLGDTLDGGKTLEGEKHWCIHRDPPSFEDQSPVVEVLETGIKVIDLLAPYAKGGKIGLFGGAGVGKTVLIQELIRNIATEHGGYSIFTGVGERSREGNDLWSEMKESGVLEKTALVFGQMNEPPGARMRVAETGLTMAEYFRDEEHQNVLLFIDNIFRFTQAGSEVSALLGRMPSAVGYQPTLATEMGELQERIASTKNGSVTSVQAVYVPADDLTDPAPATTFAHLDATTVLSRKIVEQGIYPAVDPLESNSRILEEDVVGKEHYETARRVQEILQKYTELQDIIAILGMEELSEEDKLVVYRARKIQKFLSQPFHVAENFTGVPGKYVPLKDTVRGFKAIVDGEMDEYPEAAFFNVGTIEDVIERAKTMGNTGSAS; this is encoded by the coding sequence ATGAAAACAGGAAAAATCGTGCAGGTCATGGGACCTGTAGTAGACGTTGAATTTGAAGATAATGACCTTCCGTTTATCAAAGATGCGCTTGAAGTAGACAACGGCGGAAAACGCTGTGTCATGGAAGTTGCACAGCACATCGGCAATAACACAGTACGTTGTATTATGTTAGCTGCCAGTGAGGGACTTCACAAGGACATGGAAGTTGTTGCTACGGGAAGCGGTATTACGGTTCCGGTCGGACAGGGCACATTGGGGCGTCTGTTCAATGTATTAGGAGATACCTTAGACGGCGGCAAGACTTTAGAGGGAGAGAAACACTGGTGTATCCACAGAGATCCGCCATCTTTCGAGGATCAGAGTCCGGTCGTTGAGGTACTTGAAACAGGAATCAAGGTCATCGACCTTTTAGCACCGTATGCAAAAGGTGGTAAGATCGGTCTGTTCGGTGGTGCCGGCGTTGGTAAAACGGTATTGATCCAGGAGCTGATCCGTAACATTGCAACCGAGCACGGCGGATATTCCATTTTTACCGGTGTCGGAGAGCGTTCAAGAGAGGGTAATGACCTCTGGTCCGAGATGAAAGAATCCGGCGTACTCGAAAAGACAGCCTTAGTGTTTGGTCAGATGAACGAGCCGCCAGGAGCACGTATGCGTGTTGCTGAGACAGGACTTACCATGGCAGAATATTTCCGTGATGAGGAGCATCAGAACGTGCTTTTATTCATTGATAATATTTTCCGTTTTACACAGGCTGGTTCTGAGGTATCCGCTCTGTTAGGACGTATGCCGTCAGCCGTTGGTTATCAGCCGACTTTAGCAACTGAGATGGGTGAATTACAGGAACGTATCGCATCAACCAAAAACGGTTCCGTTACTTCCGTACAGGCAGTCTATGTGCCTGCAGACGACTTAACTGACCCGGCGCCTGCAACGACATTCGCACATCTGGATGCAACGACCGTTCTTTCCAGAAAGATCGTAGAGCAGGGTATTTATCCGGCAGTTGATCCGTTGGAGTCAAACTCCCGTATCCTCGAGGAGGATGTTGTCGGAAAAGAGCATTATGAGACAGCAAGACGTGTTCAGGAGATCCTTCAGAAATACACAGAGTTACAGGATATCATTGCAATTCTTGGTATGGAAGAGCTTTCCGAGGAGGATAAACTTGTTGTTTACCGTGCAAGAAAGATCCAGAAGTTCTTATCCCAGCCGTTCCACGTTGCAGAGAACTTTACCGGTGTACCGGGCAAATATGTGCCGTTAAAAGACACCGTACGCGGATTTAAGGCGATCGTTGACGGTGAGATGGATGAATATCCGGAAGCTGCTTTCTTTAACGTAGGAACGATCGAGGATGTCATTGAGCGGGCAAAGACAATGGGTAATACCGGTTCCGCCAGCTAG
- a CDS encoding helix-turn-helix transcriptional regulator — protein sequence MTTHEIITSKPKLPVYFDIYQSDNQLVPSHWHAHVEILYISSGSMHVICREESFLLHTGDIFLVNSGDIHYTRTIGRTETYLLQIPFDFFNQMLPGFASIRFQEYFSAEKYKNDPVFCEMRDHLLTMGYLYKNEKNGYQFLFGSHLHHFLYILYTSYVLPQSQSTVSQDTKTLTRLKDIITYVERHYMEPLSLSDISDRFALNPEYFCRFFKKNMGFTFLEYVNMVRLSHIYSDLMQTGDSITQIMERHGFINYKVFNRMFKEVYGCLPSKVRHQ from the coding sequence ATGACCACCCACGAAATCATCACCTCCAAACCCAAACTCCCCGTCTACTTCGACATCTACCAGTCCGACAACCAGCTCGTGCCCAGCCACTGGCACGCACACGTTGAGATTTTATACATCTCCTCCGGTTCCATGCATGTCATCTGCCGCGAGGAATCCTTCCTGCTGCACACAGGCGATATCTTTCTGGTGAATTCCGGTGACATCCATTACACCCGCACGATCGGCAGAACGGAAACCTACCTGCTGCAGATCCCGTTTGACTTCTTTAACCAGATGCTTCCCGGTTTTGCCTCCATCCGTTTTCAGGAATACTTTTCTGCGGAAAAATATAAAAATGACCCCGTATTCTGCGAAATGCGGGATCACTTACTGACCATGGGTTACTTATATAAAAATGAAAAAAATGGCTACCAGTTTTTATTTGGCAGCCACCTTCATCATTTTCTTTATATACTTTATACTTCTTACGTCCTGCCACAGTCACAGAGTACCGTCTCGCAGGATACCAAAACGCTCACAAGGCTGAAAGATATCATAACTTATGTGGAAAGGCATTATATGGAACCGCTCTCCCTCTCGGATATCTCAGACCGTTTTGCACTCAATCCGGAATACTTCTGCCGTTTCTTTAAGAAAAACATGGGATTCACCTTCTTAGAATACGTCAACATGGTACGGCTTTCCCATATTTATTCTGACCTCATGCAGACCGGCGACAGCATTACACAGATCATGGAACGCCACGGTTTTATCAACTATAAGGTATTCAACCGTATGTTCAAAGAAGTATACGGCTGTCTGCCCTCGAAAGTCCGCCATCAGTAA
- the atpG gene encoding ATP synthase F1 subunit gamma translates to MANTKEIQKRMKSIQDTMKITSAMYMISSAKLRSAKQKLENTEPYFYALQSAISRLLRHIPDAKSRYFDQHEEIPDDKKRRGYIVITADKGLAGAYNHNVIKMAHELFEQGENNKLFVVGELGRQYFTKEGLEVDTEFKYTVQNPSLHRARVITERILELYNNNELDEVYIIYTKMENSFSMEAEMMKLLPLVKEDFMGKAPVDIYQEEIKADTTMQDILEHVVPNYVNGFIYGALVESFASEHNSRMMAMQAATDSAKEMLQTLSIEYNRVRQAAITQQITEVIGGAKAQKKKKKK, encoded by the coding sequence ATGGCAAATACCAAGGAAATTCAGAAACGAATGAAAAGTATTCAGGATACGATGAAGATTACGAGTGCCATGTATATGATTTCCTCTGCAAAGTTAAGAAGTGCAAAGCAGAAGCTCGAAAATACAGAGCCGTATTTCTATGCGTTACAGTCTGCAATCTCACGACTGCTCCGTCATATTCCGGATGCTAAGAGCCGGTATTTTGACCAGCACGAGGAGATTCCGGACGACAAAAAACGCAGGGGATACATTGTGATCACTGCAGATAAGGGACTGGCAGGTGCGTACAACCATAACGTCATTAAAATGGCGCATGAACTGTTTGAGCAGGGTGAAAACAACAAACTGTTCGTCGTCGGAGAGCTTGGAAGACAGTATTTTACCAAGGAAGGGTTAGAGGTAGATACCGAGTTTAAATATACGGTGCAAAATCCTTCCCTGCACAGAGCCAGAGTTATCACAGAACGTATTCTGGAGTTATACAATAACAACGAATTGGATGAGGTATACATCATTTATACGAAAATGGAGAATTCATTTTCCATGGAAGCGGAAATGATGAAACTGCTTCCACTGGTAAAAGAGGATTTCATGGGGAAAGCTCCTGTTGATATTTATCAGGAGGAGATCAAGGCAGATACGACCATGCAGGATATTTTAGAGCATGTGGTGCCGAACTATGTCAACGGATTTATTTACGGTGCACTCGTGGAGTCATTTGCCAGTGAGCACAATTCACGAATGATGGCGATGCAGGCGGCAACAGACAGTGCAAAAGAGATGCTGCAGACTTTGTCCATTGAATACAATCGTGTGCGTCAGGCTGCGATTACCCAGCAGATCACAGAGGTAATCGGCGGTGCGAAGGCACAGAAGAAAAAGAAGAAAAAATAG
- a CDS encoding tyrosine-type recombinase/integrase, whose product MANSSFFISILPYFFNHSTLWNNIFIPIYNITYQLRYPDSNYLFPNRENTSPITNRAVYLVYQGICQKLGIKSEKGIIKDPHSFRRNVSTSLVNSKGGNLLIASALLGHSPTVAEKNYLTGIDLNQAQAVANQRYLLN is encoded by the coding sequence ATGGCAAACTCCTCCTTTTTTATTTCTATTTTACCATATTTTTTTAATCATTCAACTTTATGGAATAATATTTTTATCCCCATCTATAATATAACATATCAATTACGATATCCCGATAGCAACTATCTGTTTCCTAATAGGGAAAATACTTCACCTATCACAAATAGAGCTGTCTATCTTGTTTATCAAGGTATTTGTCAAAAATTAGGTATAAAAAGCGAAAAAGGTATCATTAAAGATCCTCATTCCTTTAGAAGAAATGTTTCCACCTCCCTTGTTAATTCAAAAGGTGGTAATCTTCTAATTGCATCTGCATTATTAGGACATAGTCCAACCGTCGCAGAAAAGAATTACTTAACGGGAATCGACTTGAATCAAGCTCAAGCTGTAGCCAACCAAAGATACTTGCTAAATTAA
- the atpC gene encoding ATP synthase F1 subunit epsilon — MNTFSLKVIACDKVFYDGRCAQVVLPLHDGLKAIQAHHENMVFAVEVGEIRILEENGNTIYGVTGTGFAQIINNRATVIVDTCESPEEIDVRRAQEAKERAEEQLRQKQSIEEYHRSKASLARAMARLKVGSKDQPIGY, encoded by the coding sequence ATGAATACATTTAGCTTAAAAGTAATTGCCTGTGATAAGGTATTTTACGATGGAAGATGTGCACAGGTAGTCCTGCCGCTCCATGATGGTTTAAAGGCGATCCAGGCGCACCATGAAAATATGGTGTTTGCCGTGGAGGTCGGAGAGATCCGTATCTTAGAGGAAAACGGAAACACGATCTACGGTGTTACGGGAACCGGGTTTGCGCAGATCATCAACAACCGTGCAACAGTCATTGTAGACACCTGTGAATCACCGGAGGAGATCGATGTAAGACGTGCGCAGGAAGCAAAAGAGCGTGCGGAAGAACAGCTCCGCCAGAAACAGAGCATTGAAGAGTATCATCGCTCCAAAGCCTCATTAGCGCGTGCTATGGCACGTCTTAAGGTGGGAAGCAAGGATCAGCCGATCGGTTATTAA
- a CDS encoding fibronectin type III domain-containing protein → MNKKWTKSLLMILLCVCCMFMFKSIKVNAAMTDEAEDYELEEVYNGTITSPSPWYTTHRYYKFSISKKSHVTLSATVDSTTNYGMCIYNSDGKIVLNGNDLQYESNVATGKFKTSQSRTLPKGIYYLDITKGGTEISTVYSFKIQAEKQIKLSKGTISSLKNNKKGQMTVKCKSAVNAIGYRIQYSTNYKFKKGVKTVYSPTTTYTIKKLAKGKRYYVKVCPYTVYNDGTYVFGQNSYVKQVFIKK, encoded by the coding sequence ATGAATAAAAAATGGACAAAAAGTTTGTTAATGATACTTTTATGCGTTTGCTGTATGTTTATGTTTAAAAGCATAAAAGTAAATGCAGCAATGACGGATGAGGCAGAAGATTATGAGTTGGAGGAAGTTTATAATGGAACAATAACAAGTCCTTCACCATGGTATACTACACACAGATATTACAAATTTAGTATTTCTAAAAAGTCACATGTTACTTTAAGTGCAACAGTAGATTCCACTACAAATTATGGGATGTGTATATATAATTCAGATGGAAAAATTGTACTGAATGGTAATGATTTGCAATATGAAAGTAATGTAGCGACAGGAAAATTCAAAACTAGTCAGAGCAGGACTTTGCCGAAAGGAATATACTATTTAGATATTACAAAAGGTGGTACAGAAATAAGTACAGTATATTCTTTCAAAATCCAAGCAGAAAAACAGATTAAATTATCTAAAGGAACTATTAGCTCTTTAAAAAATAACAAAAAGGGTCAAATGACAGTTAAGTGTAAATCAGCAGTAAATGCGATTGGTTATAGAATCCAATATTCTACAAATTACAAATTTAAAAAGGGAGTAAAAACTGTATATTCACCAACGACAACTTATACAATAAAAAAATTAGCAAAGGGAAAAAGATATTATGTTAAGGTGTGTCCATATACAGTTTACAATGATGGTACATATGTATTTGGACAGAATTCATATGTAAAGCAAGTATTCATAAAGAAATAG
- the atpH gene encoding ATP synthase F1 subunit delta, with protein sequence MTQTANNYATVLLELGVTREAVDETKEILSLTQDLPKSLKSPVVSKQDKHKLIDRIFPESMKNFLKVVCDYGEADLLEEIFAAYDVVEAEKNGILQAKLEYVLEPTEDEVAQMKAYLAKKYQKDKVALALEKKPELIGGFVLRVGDIEEDYSMKGRLNRLERRLAWR encoded by the coding sequence ATGACGCAGACAGCAAATAATTATGCAACGGTTCTCTTAGAACTTGGTGTGACAAGAGAAGCTGTTGATGAGACAAAAGAGATTCTTTCTCTGACCCAGGATCTGCCGAAGAGTTTAAAAAGCCCGGTTGTGTCAAAACAGGACAAACATAAGCTGATCGACCGGATTTTTCCGGAATCAATGAAAAATTTTCTGAAGGTGGTTTGCGATTACGGTGAGGCAGATCTCCTTGAGGAAATTTTTGCCGCATATGATGTAGTGGAAGCGGAGAAAAATGGTATCCTTCAGGCAAAACTGGAGTATGTCTTAGAGCCGACAGAGGATGAAGTGGCACAGATGAAGGCATATCTTGCAAAGAAATATCAGAAAGATAAAGTTGCGCTTGCATTGGAAAAGAAGCCGGAACTGATCGGTGGATTTGTACTGCGGGTAGGAGATATAGAAGAAGATTACAGCATGAAAGGGCGCTTAAATCGGTTAGAGAGAAGATTAGCGTGGAGGTGA
- the atpE gene encoding ATP synthase F0 subunit C, with the protein MTSLIAIGAGIAALTGIGAGIGIGLATSKATDAIARQPEADGKITKALLLGCALAEGTAIFGMVVAILIILFLG; encoded by the coding sequence ATGACATCATTAATCGCAATTGGAGCAGGAATCGCAGCATTAACAGGTATTGGAGCAGGTATCGGTATCGGTCTTGCAACATCTAAGGCAACAGACGCTATCGCAAGACAGCCGGAAGCAGACGGAAAGATTACAAAAGCATTATTACTTGGTTGTGCACTTGCCGAAGGTACTGCAATTTTCGGTATGGTTGTTGCAATTTTAATTATCTTATTCTTAGGTTAA
- a CDS encoding glycoside hydrolase family 3 protein → MEKWQRSLYQPNLPLGADGTKVTASKAHITLSKEAAKEGMVLLKNNESLLPFQAGTKLALFGKGSFDYVKGGGGSGDVTVAYTTNLYEGFKKLPEKVEVYEALSDYYRKEVEKQYEAGAEPGMTVEPAFPEETAKKARAYTDTAVICISRFSGEGWDRKSSYDKEMDESVQTDPLLEKAERIFPDGDFYLTKEESAMVEQVQQLFPKVAVVMNVGGMVDTDWFAENEKIQAVLMAWQGGMEGGSAAAELLCGVGSPSGKLSDTFAKKLEDYPSSETFHESVKYVDYKEDIYVGYRYFETIPGADKAVNYPFGYGLSYTTFERALVSAEEKQGVIRVRVNVTNTGKYPGKEVMQLYAQAPQGVLGKAKRVLAAFEKTRLLAQGETQLLTLEAPVAQLASYDDLGKIQKSAYVLEKGKYQFYLGTSVRETEQVFCFTMPEDTVTEQLTAKLVPTLLAERMLSDGSFEKLPQSEPNDPDYSAIKRVPREESDGFSPAVRALPGHQIWSQPYKKDAHIFMEVAEGKITLDEFVTQMTDEELAHILGGQPNTGVANTFGFGNMPEYGIPNIMTADGPAGLRIEKKCGVVTTAWPCATLLACTWNPDMLYQVGAAGAAEVKENNIAVWLTPAVNIHRSPLCGRNFEYYSEDPYLTGKMASAMVKGIQSKHIAATVKHFACNNKETNRKESDSRVSERAAREIYLKAFEIIVKEADPWCIMSSYNIVNGHRTSENRELLEDILRGEWNYQGMVTTDWWTSGEHYKEVKAGNDIKMACGFPESLLRAKEAGVLTREEMEICAKRILGLILKID, encoded by the coding sequence ATGGAAAAATGGCAAAGATCACTTTATCAACCCAACCTCCCTCTCGGAGCTGACGGCACCAAAGTCACCGCCTCAAAAGCACACATCACCCTGTCAAAAGAAGCCGCCAAAGAAGGCATGGTTCTTCTAAAGAACAATGAAAGCCTTCTCCCATTTCAGGCAGGCACCAAACTCGCCCTGTTTGGAAAAGGCAGTTTTGACTATGTCAAGGGTGGTGGCGGAAGCGGAGATGTAACCGTTGCTTATACGACAAATTTGTATGAGGGATTCAAGAAGCTGCCGGAAAAAGTAGAAGTGTATGAGGCACTCTCTGATTATTACCGTAAAGAGGTAGAAAAACAGTACGAGGCAGGAGCAGAACCGGGAATGACAGTAGAGCCTGCGTTTCCGGAAGAAACTGCAAAAAAAGCGAGAGCGTACACGGACACGGCAGTGATCTGCATCAGCCGTTTTTCCGGGGAAGGCTGGGACAGAAAGAGTTCTTATGATAAGGAGATGGATGAGTCGGTACAGACAGATCCGCTGCTGGAAAAGGCAGAGCGCATTTTTCCGGACGGAGACTTTTACCTGACGAAGGAAGAGAGCGCGATGGTGGAACAGGTGCAGCAGTTGTTCCCGAAGGTGGCAGTCGTTATGAATGTCGGCGGCATGGTCGATACGGACTGGTTTGCAGAAAATGAAAAAATTCAGGCGGTGCTGATGGCATGGCAGGGGGGTATGGAAGGCGGAAGCGCAGCAGCAGAGCTTCTGTGCGGCGTCGGCAGTCCATCCGGAAAACTTTCCGACACATTTGCAAAGAAACTGGAAGACTATCCGTCATCGGAGACATTCCATGAATCGGTAAAATATGTCGATTATAAAGAAGATATCTACGTCGGCTACCGCTATTTTGAGACAATACCGGGGGCTGATAAAGCCGTCAATTATCCGTTTGGCTACGGTCTTTCCTACACGACTTTCGAGCGTGCGTTAGTATCTGCGGAAGAAAAACAGGGTGTGATCCGCGTGCGTGTCAATGTGACCAACACCGGAAAATATCCGGGAAAAGAAGTCATGCAGTTATATGCGCAGGCACCGCAGGGCGTACTTGGAAAGGCAAAGAGAGTCCTTGCAGCATTTGAAAAAACACGACTGTTAGCACAGGGAGAAACGCAGCTTCTGACGTTAGAGGCACCGGTGGCACAGCTTGCATCCTATGATGATCTGGGAAAAATTCAGAAATCTGCCTATGTGCTGGAAAAAGGTAAGTATCAGTTTTATCTTGGCACGTCCGTGCGGGAAACAGAGCAGGTATTTTGTTTTACGATGCCAGAGGATACCGTAACAGAGCAGCTTACCGCAAAACTGGTTCCGACTTTACTTGCGGAGCGCATGCTCTCCGATGGAAGTTTTGAAAAACTGCCGCAGTCCGAACCGAATGATCCGGATTACTCCGCAATCAAACGTGTTCCGAGGGAGGAAAGCGATGGATTTTCACCGGCTGTCCGCGCACTGCCGGGACATCAGATCTGGTCACAGCCGTATAAGAAAGACGCACATATTTTTATGGAAGTTGCAGAAGGAAAGATCACGCTGGATGAATTTGTGACACAGATGACGGATGAGGAACTTGCGCATATTTTAGGCGGACAGCCGAATACCGGTGTGGCAAATACATTTGGATTTGGAAATATGCCGGAGTATGGAATCCCGAATATTATGACGGCGGACGGACCTGCCGGACTCCGCATTGAGAAAAAATGCGGCGTAGTTACGACGGCGTGGCCGTGTGCGACACTTTTAGCATGTACCTGGAACCCGGATATGTTATATCAGGTTGGTGCAGCAGGTGCCGCTGAGGTGAAGGAAAATAACATTGCCGTCTGGCTGACGCCTGCGGTCAATATCCACAGAAGTCCGCTTTGCGGAAGAAACTTCGAGTATTATTCCGAAGACCCGTATCTGACCGGGAAAATGGCATCTGCAATGGTAAAGGGAATCCAGTCAAAACATATTGCCGCGACGGTCAAACATTTTGCATGCAACAATAAGGAGACAAACCGTAAGGAAAGCGATTCCAGAGTGTCCGAGCGGGCAGCAAGGGAGATTTATTTAAAGGCGTTTGAGATTATCGTAAAAGAGGCAGATCCGTGGTGCATTATGTCATCTTACAATATCGTAAACGGACACAGAACTTCTGAAAACCGTGAACTTTTAGAGGACATCTTAAGAGGTGAGTGGAATTATCAGGGAATGGTCACGACCGACTGGTGGACAAGCGGTGAGCATTATAAAGAAGTAAAAGCGGGAAATGACATCAAGATGGCATGTGGATTTCCGGAGAGTCTGCTCCGTGCAAAAGAAGCAGGAGTGCTGACAAGAGAAGAGATGGAGATCTGCGCAAAGCGTATTTTAGGATTAATACTGAAAATCGACTGA